The Pseudomonas moraviensis genome contains the following window.
CGAGCAGTTCGCCGTGGCTTGAACGAAATCCCGCGACGCTGGCAGTGTCCTCGGTGTCGAGACGCGTGCCGTCGGCCAGCACCAGACGAATCCCGGCCAGGGTGTGATAGGTATTTTGCGCAGTGCCGCAGCACATGCCGCTGGCGTTGTTGGCGACGATGCCGCCGATTTTGCAGGCGTTGATCGACGCCGGATCCGGGCCAATCTTGCGCCCGAACGGTGCCAGCCAGGCGTTGGCTTGCGCGCCGATCACGCCCGGTTGCAGGCGGATCTGCGTGCCCTGGCCGCGAATCTCGCGGGCATTCCAGTTATCCCCGAGCACGATCAGCACGGAATCGCTGATCGCCTGCCCGGACAGGCTGGTGCCGGCGGCGCGGAAGGTCACCGGCACCTTGTCGCGCTGGGCCAGTTGCAGCAGCGCCACCACTTCGTCTTCGGATTCGACGCGGATTACCAGTTTCGGGATCAGTCGATAGAAACTGGCATCGGTGCCAAAGGCCAGGGTCGACAGTGGATCGTCGAAGCGCCGCTCTGGCGGAATCAGTCGCTCGGCATCACGCAGGAAATCAGCAGGAAGACTCATTGATCCTCCAGAATCAGCACGACCAGATCTTTCGGGCCATGGGCGCCATAGGCGAGGACCTGTTCAATATCGGCGGTTTTCGACGGGCCGGAGACCAGCAGCGCGTTGGTCGGCATGCCTTGCGCCCATTCGAACTCCTGTTGCACCTGATAGAAGTTGTCGCGGATTTCGCTGGCCTTGAGCAGGGCGAAATGCACCGGCGGCACCAGGCTCATCAAGCGTGGCTCTTCACGGGTTGGCCAGATAATCAGGCTGCCGGTCGCGGCGATCGCACCGAGGGTGCCGGTGAGGCTGGCCGGGGTGTCGTTGAACAACTCGGCTTTCCATTCTTCCATCGGCCGGTCGTAGGATTTCAACGCTGGCAGATCGGGATTATTCGCCCAGTGCTGTGTGATGCGTTGCCCGTGGGTTGTTGTCGGAGCGATCAGCAGGCTCGGCAACTGGCGGTCGCGCAGCAGTTGCGCCAGTAATCCCGGCCACTCGGCGCCCGAGGTCAGGTGGATTTCGGTGTGCACCGCTTCCATCAGTTTGCGCAGTTGCGGGATGCGTTGCTCGGCGCTGTAGGTGTAGGGCTGGGTGACCAGATCGACGTCGAAGGTGTCGGCGATCGGCGTGGTGCCGGTCAGACTTTTCCGCAGCTTGCCGAGGATATTTTGCTTGGCGCTCATCGACGCTCTCCCTGTTTGCCCAGATGCTCGCGGGCCATGTCATGCAACGAACGCGCGGCGGGTTCTGGTGCGCTGTGATTTTGCGTCCACGGGCCGACGTTGCTGGGTGTCAGCCCGCGCAGACGCGTGGCGAAAAAGACAAAGATTCGGTACAGCGTCGGCGAGCTGTTGAGCCTGGCCCAGGCGTTCCAGATAAAACGCTCCTTGCGCGAATATTTGCTGCCTTGGCCGCGCATCACCTGATTCGGCGCGTCCGGGGCTTTGACGTTTTCTTCGCGCAGACGCCGCAAGATCGCCGGGATCGGGATTTTCACCGGGCAGACTTCACCGCAGGCGCCGCACAGTGAAGACGCGCTCGGGTGGTCCGGAACCTTGGCCAGGCCGACCATGTGTGGGGTGATGATTTTGCCGATCGGCCCCGGGTAGACCTCGCCATAGGTGTGGCCGCCGACGCGGGTGTACACCGGGCAATGATTCATGCAGGCGCCGCAGCGGATGCAGTTCAGGGTCTGGCGCAATTCACTGTCGGCGAAAGCCTGGCTGCGACCGTTGTCGAGCAGCACCAGATGCACTTCCTGCGGGCCGTCGAGTTCATGTTCCTTGCGCGGGCCGGAGATCATGTTGACGTAGGTGGTGATCGGAATGCCCAGCGCCGAGCGCGTCAGCAGTGACAGCAGCGGCACCACGTCGCGCAGGTTTTCCACGACTTTTTCGATGCCGGTCACGGCGATATGCACCGGCGGCACGGTGGTGGTCATGCGCCCGTTGCCTTCGTTTTCCACCAGCAGCAGGGTGCCGGTTTCGGCCACGGCGAAGTTGACGCCGGAGACGCCGATGTCGGCTTCGAAGAATTTCTGCCGCAGGACCCTGCGACCGATCTGAATGAGTTGGTCAACGTCCTTGGTGTATTCCACGCCAAGTTTGTCGTGGAACAAGGACGCGACCTGACCGGCATTCTTGTGGATCGCCGGCATAATGATGTGTGAAGGCTTCTCGTGGTCGAGCTGGACGATGTACTCCCCCATGTCGGACTCCAGACATTCAATGTCCCGAGCCTCGAGGAAATGGTTCATCTCCATCTCTTCGCTGACCATCGATTTGCCCTTGATCACTTGCCGCGCCTCGTGAGCGCGGATGATCGACAGGACGATGCCATTGGCCTCGTCCACCGTTTCCGCCCAGTGCACTGTCACACCGTTGCGGGTCAGGTTCTGTTCCAGTTGCTCCAGCAGGTCGGGCAACTTGGACAGCGCGCGGGCCTTGATCGAATTGCCCAGTGCGCGCAAGTGTTCTCTTTCGTGGGCATCGCTGAAAGCCGCTGCCCGCTTGGTCATCAGTGAATCCATGGCAGTGCGGAAGTTGTTCCGCAACTGCTGATCACCCAAGGCGTTGTGCGCCCGGGTGCGAAAATCTTCTTCTACGGCGACCGTAGGAATAATCGTCGAGGTGCTCATTGCGCACCTCCGGTTCGCTGCCAGAGGAAGCTCGCTAGATGTTGCCCGCGCAACGCTTCCTGCTGTTTCTCCAGCGCGCCGTTGATGTTCATCAAACAGCCGCAGTCGGCACTTAGTACCTTGTGTGCGCCGGAGTCCTTCAGCGCGCGGGTCTTGTCAGCCACCATCGCGCCGGAAATGTCTGGCATACGGACGCTGAATGTCCCACCAAAGCCACAGCATTCGCTTTCGTGGTCGTGATTGACCCGTTCCACATTGTTCAACTGCGCCAACAACTCGCGGCCGTGCAGGTGGGTGTTCATTTCGCGGCGTGCCGAACACGACGTGTGCAGCGCGACTTTCACCGGTTCGCCGCTGTCCTTGAGCTGCACCTTGCAGACAAACAGCAGAAACTCGGCCAGTTCATAGGTGCGAGCCGCAAGGGCCTGCACCTGTTTCAACGTCTCCGGCTCGTCCTTGAACAAGTCGGCGTAATGCTCGCGCAGCATGCCGGCGCAGGAACCCGAGGGCACCACCACCGGATAATCCCCGGCAAACAGCGCCAGTTGCGAGCGCGCTACGGTCCGCGCCTGCTCGGTGTAACCCGAGGTGTAGGCCGGTTGGCCGCAGCAACTCTGCCCTTGCGGATACTCGACCTGGATGCCTTCGCGCTCCAGCAGATGGATCGCGTCCATCCCGGCTTCGGGGTAGAACAGGTCAACCACACACGTGCCGAACAGGTAGACCCGCGACGGTATCTCGCTGGGGTATTGCCGAGGTTCGGGCAGTGGCGGTGCCACGCGGGTCGCGTTCGGCACAGCGTTGTAGAAAAGCTCGCTCATCAGGCGTGTCTCCGGGTGGGCCCGGTTATCCGTCTGCTGCGGCTGCCGAATATAAAGCGCGTTGCTTTCAGCAGCCTTACAGACCCGGTGGTGAATTGCTGACGCCGGATCACGGGCCGGCGTCGGTTATTTCCGTCTTTCTTGTAGGCTTCTTGTAGGTATTAGTGCTGCACCAGCATGCCGGTGAACCAGTAGGCCTGAGCCAGGGTGATCAAACCGACAATCGTTGCAAAGAATAGGCTGTGCTTGAGGGTGAAGCGGAACAGATCCGATTCCTTGCCGACCAGACCGGTCGCGGCGCAGGCCACGGCGATCGATTGCGGCGAGATCATCTTGCCGGTCACGCCGCCGCTGGTATTGGCCGCCACCAGCAGGGTGTCGTTGACGCCGATCTGGTGCGCCGTGGTCGCTTGCAACGAACTGAACAGCGCGTTCGACGACGTATCCGAACCGGTGAGGAACACGCCCAGCCAACCGAGGAACGGCGAGAAGAACGGGAATGCCGCGCCGGTACCGGCCAATACCAGGGCCATGGTCGAGGACATGCCGGAGTAGTTGGTGACAAAGGCGAACGCCAGCACCATGCCGATCGACAGGATCGGCCAGCGCAGTTCGTAGAAGGTCTCTTTCAAAGTGGTCAGACCAGTTCTGAAATCGATCTTCAGTACCAGCATCGAAATCAGCGCGGAGAAGAAAATCGCTGTTCCGGTGGCGGAAATCGGATCAAGTTTGAACACCGCTGGAATGGCAGTCGGATTGGCCACGATCGGCGCAGTCTTGATCACCAGTTGATCAAGGTGCGGAATCGCGAAGTTGAATACCCAGCTGTACATCGAGCCGCCAGCAGCGAACATCGCTTTGAAAGGCTTCAGCGTCCAGATCGTCACCAGTACGGTGAGGATCAGGAACGGCGACCAGGCCTTGAAAATTTCCCCGAGGCTGTAGGGCGAAGCCACGGTGGTGCGCTTCTGGCCGAAACCGCCGACGCTGGCGCTGACCACCGAGGCGGACACGGCGCCGACGATGTGCTGGCCGGCGGCGCGGCGTGGTTGCCAGACCTTGAGGAACAGGGTCAGGGAAATCAGGCTGGCCAGCGCCGAGGTGATGTCCGGCAGTTCCGGGCCGATGAAGTTCGAAGTGAAGTACTGGGTGATAGCGAAGCTCAAACCTGCCACCAGCGCGGCCGGCCAGGTTTCGCGCACACCGCGCAGGCCGTCCATCATGAACACCAGCCAGAACGGCACGAACAGCGACAGCAGCGGCAGTTGGCGACCGGTCATGGCGCCGATCTTGAAGGCGTCAATGCCAGTGACCTGACCCGCAACGATGATCGGAATCCCCAGCGCGCCGAACGCCACCGGCGCGGTGTTGGCGATCAGGCACAGGCCGGCGGCGTACAGCGGATTGAAGCCCAGTCCTACAAGGAGTGCGGCAGTAATCGCGACCGGCGCGCCGAAACCGGCGGCACCTTCCAGAAATGCGCCGAAGCAGAAACCGATCAGCAGCACCTGCAGGCGCTGGTCATCGGTGATCGACAGAACCGAGCTGCGGATGACCTCGAACTGACCGCTCTTCACCGTCAGTTTGTAAAGGAATACCGCCGCGACAATGATCCAGGCAATCGGCCACAGACCATAAGCGAAGCCATAACCGGCGGCGGCGAACGCCATGTCCACTGGCATCTGGAAAGCGAAAATCGCCACGGCAATCGAAAGCGCAAGGGTGATGCTGCCGGCCACATGGCCTTTGAGGCGGAACACCGCCAGGGCGAGAAAGAAGAACACGATGGGAATGACGGCCGCGAGTGCGGAAACGCCGAGACTGCCGAGCGGGCTGTAGAGCTGTTGCCAGGTTTGCATAGTGGGGTGGCCCCTAATTGTTGTTGGTCAGGCACTGTCAGCGTATTTGGATAATTGGTAAGACCAATTTACAAGCGCTGTTGGCTAGGGTAAAAGCCTTGGCGTAGGTGTGTCAATTTGCCGCCCTGAAACTTTCGTCGAAGATACGGTGCAGGGGGCAACTGATCCGGTTTGGCGAAGTGGTGTCTGGCAGGTGTCGGCGGCGCGCGGATAGGCCAGAATAGACAGCCCGGCGAGCGGTCGGGATCGTGGAGAAATGAGTTATGGGCTTTGATCAGATACGTCAGCGCCGTTTGTCTGACGATATTGTCGAGCGCCTCGAAGGGATGATCCTTGAGGGCACGCTGAAGTCAGGCGAGCGGCTGCCGGCCGAGCGTACCCTGGCCGAACAATTTGGCGTATCACGCCCGTCGTTGCGCGAGGCGATTCAGAAACTCGCGGCCAAAGGCTTGCTGGTCAGCCGCCAGGGCGGCGGCAATTATGTGGTGGAAGGGCTTGGTTCGACGTTCAGCGATCCGCTGTTGCAATTGCTTGAAAGCAATCCCGAAGCGCAGCGCGATTTGCTCGAGTTTCGGCACACCCTGGAGGCGTCGTGCGCTTATTACGCCGCGTTGCGCGCCACCGATGTCGATCGTGAACGACTGACTACTGCGTTCGAAGAGCTGCAGGATTGCTACTCGCGCCATGAAGAGGTCAGCCGCGCGGAAGAGGGCGCGGCGGATGCGAAATTTCATCTGGCGATTGCCGAAGCCAGCCACAACGCGGTGTTGCTGCATACCATTCGTGGTTTGTTCGATCTGCTCAAGCGCAACGTCGTGACCAACATTGGCGGCATGTACAAACAGCGCACGGAAACCCGCGACATGCTGATCTCGCAGCATCGAGAATTGTATCTGGCGATTATCGAAGGGCGCGCGGAGCAGGCCAGGGAAGTGTCCAGCCGACATATTCTGTATGTGCAGGAAGTGCTGGAAGAGGTGCGTCAGGAGGTGCAGCGCATGGCTCGGGCGGAGCGGCGCAAGGGGATGTGAAGTAGCGCATCAATTGTGGCGAGGGAGCTTGCTCCCGCTCGACTGCGCAGCAGGCGCATTCGACTCCCGCGACCCAGAAAAAAGCGAGAGCCGCTGCGCGCCTCAGCGGGAGCAAGCTCCCTCGCCACAGTTGTGCTTCAGGGCGAGGACTAGTCTTCCTTGCCCTTGTTGCGCACCGCTCGCTGCAATTCACGACCGGCGTCGCGCTCGCGCTCGGTGTCACGCTTGTCGTATTCCTTCTTGCCCTTGCCCAGAGCGATCTCGCACTTGACCATGTGCTTGCTCCAGTACCAGGACAGGCAGACGCAGGCGTAACCCTTTTGCTGCACGGCGGCGGCGAGCTTGTCCAGCTCGCGGCGGTTGAGCAGCAGTTTGCGTGTGCGCACCGGGTCGGCGATGACGTGAGTGCTTGCGGTCATCAGCGGCGTGATGTGGCTGCCGAGCAACCACGCTTCGCCATCCTTGAGCAGGACATAGCTGTCGACCAGCTGCAACTTGCTCGCCCGCAGACTTTTTACTTCCCAGCCGGCCAGGACCAGACCAGCCTCGAACTTGTGCTCGATGAAGTAATCGTGTCGCGCCTTTTTGTTCTGCGCGATGGTCCCTGTTGGGTGTTTCTTCTGTTTAGCCATAGGGGCGGCATTATATGGAGTTGTTCGGCTGTCGGCTACGGTGTTGCTGCGTGCTTGAGCAGGTTGAGTGAATCCCGGACAATGCGGCCTCTTTTTCTAACGCTTGGGCGTGATAAACGATGTCGACAGACAAGGTTTCTGTCCACGGCAGTTGGGCTAGCCGCTGGGTGTTCATACTCGCCGCGACCGGTTCGGCCGTGGGACTGGGTAGTATCTGGAAGTTCCCCTACATGGTCGGGGTCTACGGTGGCGGCGCCTTCGTGCTGATGTTCCTGGCGTGCATCGCGCTCATCGGTGTCCCGGTCATGCTCGCGGAAACCCTGATCGGCCGGCGCGCCCGACAGAGTCCGGCGAACGCCTTGAAGGTGCTGGCGCTGGAGGCGGGGCACTCGGCCAAATGGTCGTGGGGCGCGTTTGCCGGGATGATCACGGCTCTGCTGATCCTGTCTTTCTATAGTGTGGTCGGCGGCTGGTCGCTGGACTACATCGTCGACATGGGCCGGGGCGATTTCCAGGGCGCGACGGCCGATCAGGTCGGCGCCTATTTCGGCAATGTCATCTCCAATCCATGGCGCCTGACACTTTGGCACACGATTTTTATGCTGCTGTCGGCCTACGTGATCGCCAAAGGTGTGGTCGCCGGGCTTGAGCGCAGCCTGCGGATCATGATGCCGCTGCTATTCGTGATGGTGTTGGTGTTGCTGGGTTACAGCATGACCACCGGGCATTTCATGGAAGGCGTGCATTTCATGTTCGACTTCCACCCGGAAAAAGTCCTCGACGGCCTGCTGCCAGCGATGGGCCATGCGTTCTTTTCGCTGAGCGTTGGCGTCGGCTCGATCATGATCTACGGCGCCTACATGCCGAAGAACACCTCGCTGTCGGGCACGGTGGTCGGTGTTGCCCTGCTGGATACTTTCGTATCGCTGGTAGCCGGTCTGGCGTTGTTTCCGATTGTGTTCGCCGCGGG
Protein-coding sequences here:
- a CDS encoding LutC/YkgG family protein produces the protein MSAKQNILGKLRKSLTGTTPIADTFDVDLVTQPYTYSAEQRIPQLRKLMEAVHTEIHLTSGAEWPGLLAQLLRDRQLPSLLIAPTTTHGQRITQHWANNPDLPALKSYDRPMEEWKAELFNDTPASLTGTLGAIAATGSLIIWPTREEPRLMSLVPPVHFALLKASEIRDNFYQVQQEFEWAQGMPTNALLVSGPSKTADIEQVLAYGAHGPKDLVVLILEDQ
- a CDS encoding LutB/LldF family L-lactate oxidation iron-sulfur protein — translated: MSTSTIIPTVAVEEDFRTRAHNALGDQQLRNNFRTAMDSLMTKRAAAFSDAHEREHLRALGNSIKARALSKLPDLLEQLEQNLTRNGVTVHWAETVDEANGIVLSIIRAHEARQVIKGKSMVSEEMEMNHFLEARDIECLESDMGEYIVQLDHEKPSHIIMPAIHKNAGQVASLFHDKLGVEYTKDVDQLIQIGRRVLRQKFFEADIGVSGVNFAVAETGTLLLVENEGNGRMTTTVPPVHIAVTGIEKVVENLRDVVPLLSLLTRSALGIPITTYVNMISGPRKEHELDGPQEVHLVLLDNGRSQAFADSELRQTLNCIRCGACMNHCPVYTRVGGHTYGEVYPGPIGKIITPHMVGLAKVPDHPSASSLCGACGEVCPVKIPIPAILRRLREENVKAPDAPNQVMRGQGSKYSRKERFIWNAWARLNSSPTLYRIFVFFATRLRGLTPSNVGPWTQNHSAPEPAARSLHDMAREHLGKQGERR
- a CDS encoding (Fe-S)-binding protein, with the translated sequence MSELFYNAVPNATRVAPPLPEPRQYPSEIPSRVYLFGTCVVDLFYPEAGMDAIHLLEREGIQVEYPQGQSCCGQPAYTSGYTEQARTVARSQLALFAGDYPVVVPSGSCAGMLREHYADLFKDEPETLKQVQALAARTYELAEFLLFVCKVQLKDSGEPVKVALHTSCSARREMNTHLHGRELLAQLNNVERVNHDHESECCGFGGTFSVRMPDISGAMVADKTRALKDSGAHKVLSADCGCLMNINGALEKQQEALRGQHLASFLWQRTGGAQ
- a CDS encoding lactate permease LctP family transporter, whose product is MQTWQQLYSPLGSLGVSALAAVIPIVFFFLALAVFRLKGHVAGSITLALSIAVAIFAFQMPVDMAFAAAGYGFAYGLWPIAWIIVAAVFLYKLTVKSGQFEVIRSSVLSITDDQRLQVLLIGFCFGAFLEGAAGFGAPVAITAALLVGLGFNPLYAAGLCLIANTAPVAFGALGIPIIVAGQVTGIDAFKIGAMTGRQLPLLSLFVPFWLVFMMDGLRGVRETWPAALVAGLSFAITQYFTSNFIGPELPDITSALASLISLTLFLKVWQPRRAAGQHIVGAVSASVVSASVGGFGQKRTTVASPYSLGEIFKAWSPFLILTVLVTIWTLKPFKAMFAAGGSMYSWVFNFAIPHLDQLVIKTAPIVANPTAIPAVFKLDPISATGTAIFFSALISMLVLKIDFRTGLTTLKETFYELRWPILSIGMVLAFAFVTNYSGMSSTMALVLAGTGAAFPFFSPFLGWLGVFLTGSDTSSNALFSSLQATTAHQIGVNDTLLVAANTSGGVTGKMISPQSIAVACAATGLVGKESDLFRFTLKHSLFFATIVGLITLAQAYWFTGMLVQH
- a CDS encoding GntR family transcriptional regulator, encoding MGFDQIRQRRLSDDIVERLEGMILEGTLKSGERLPAERTLAEQFGVSRPSLREAIQKLAAKGLLVSRQGGGNYVVEGLGSTFSDPLLQLLESNPEAQRDLLEFRHTLEASCAYYAALRATDVDRERLTTAFEELQDCYSRHEEVSRAEEGAADAKFHLAIAEASHNAVLLHTIRGLFDLLKRNVVTNIGGMYKQRTETRDMLISQHRELYLAIIEGRAEQAREVSSRHILYVQEVLEEVRQEVQRMARAERRKGM
- the smpB gene encoding SsrA-binding protein SmpB is translated as MAKQKKHPTGTIAQNKKARHDYFIEHKFEAGLVLAGWEVKSLRASKLQLVDSYVLLKDGEAWLLGSHITPLMTASTHVIADPVRTRKLLLNRRELDKLAAAVQQKGYACVCLSWYWSKHMVKCEIALGKGKKEYDKRDTERERDAGRELQRAVRNKGKED
- a CDS encoding sodium-dependent transporter, which codes for MSTDKVSVHGSWASRWVFILAATGSAVGLGSIWKFPYMVGVYGGGAFVLMFLACIALIGVPVMLAETLIGRRARQSPANALKVLALEAGHSAKWSWGAFAGMITALLILSFYSVVGGWSLDYIVDMGRGDFQGATADQVGAYFGNVISNPWRLTLWHTIFMLLSAYVIAKGVVAGLERSLRIMMPLLFVMVLVLLGYSMTTGHFMEGVHFMFDFHPEKVLDGLLPAMGHAFFSLSVGVGSIMIYGAYMPKNTSLSGTVVGVALLDTFVSLVAGLALFPIVFAAGLNPSEGPGLMFVSLPFAFGNVFLGQLMGVVFFVLVAVAAWSSAISLLEPMVAYLVERTKISRAWVTFWLAFTCWFVGLGTVFSFNIWKEAKFFVNEGGVFSLYQWGAQGGLDSFGVIDFFTSRIMLPLGGLCFVLFAGWVMGREAVRDELSIRNPVLFALSLFLMRYVAPIGILVVFAAQLWK